The following nucleotide sequence is from Streptomyces xiamenensis.
GGCTGTGGAACACCCTCAAGGACCCGGTGGGCTGGCGCACGGCCCTCTTCTTCCCGGTGCGGCTGGTGTGGGGGCTGTTCACCTTCGCCGCGTGCTTCCCCTGCTTCTTCCTGCTGTGGCCGCTGTTGCCGTGGCTGGCGCGCGGCGCGAGCCACGTGGACCGGGGGCTGGTACGGGCCCTGCTCGCACCGTCGGACGGTCTGGAGCGGCGGATCGCCGAACTGGAGTCGGACCGGGCCACCGTGCTGGACGCCTCCGCCGCCGACCTGCGCCGTATCGAGCGCGATCTGCACGACGGGGCGCAGGCCCGTCTCGTCTCGCTCGCCATGGACCTGGGCCTCGCCCGGGAGAAGCTGCTCAGCTCCCCGGACGACGCCGCCCGCATGGTGGAGGAGGCGCACGGCGAGGTGAAGCTGGCACTGGCCGAGCTGCGCGATCTCGCGCGCGGCATCCACCCGGCGATCCTCACCGACCGGGGTCTTGGCCCGGCGCTGTCCGCCGTCGCCTCCCGCTGCACCGTCCCCGTCACCGTGGAGGACGCGCTCACCGTGCGCCCGGCCCCGGCCATCGAGGGCATCGGCTACTTCACGGTCTCCGAGCTGCTCCAGAACGTCAGCAAGCACAGCCGCGCCCGGCACGCCGAGGTCGCCCTGTGGCGTACGGAGGACCGGCTGCTGCTCCAGGTCACCGACGACGGGCACGGCGGCGCGGACAGCACCGCCGGCTCCGGACTCGCCGGCCTGGCCGAACGCCTCGCCGCCGTCGACGGACAGCTCGCCATCAGCTCCCCGCCCGGCGGCCCGACCACCGTGACGGCCGAGCTGCCCTGG
It contains:
- a CDS encoding sensor histidine kinase, producing the protein MTSGTTTPAGPTGALPRPRPALSAQTWRELAYLTTSWPLDLLAFCYVMVWIFAASVLSLTVVGLPFLAAGLTGVRLLGRAERARARALLGLPIEEPSPLAATYRGTGFFGWLWNTLKDPVGWRTALFFPVRLVWGLFTFAACFPCFFLLWPLLPWLARGASHVDRGLVRALLAPSDGLERRIAELESDRATVLDASAADLRRIERDLHDGAQARLVSLAMDLGLAREKLLSSPDDAARMVEEAHGEVKLALAELRDLARGIHPAILTDRGLGPALSAVASRCTVPVTVEDALTVRPAPAIEGIGYFTVSELLQNVSKHSRARHAEVALWRTEDRLLLQVTDDGHGGADSTAGSGLAGLAERLAAVDGQLAISSPPGGPTTVTAELPWRDRTPSEGPTS